A genomic region of Hippoglossus hippoglossus isolate fHipHip1 chromosome 8, fHipHip1.pri, whole genome shotgun sequence contains the following coding sequences:
- the LOC117766165 gene encoding serine/threonine-protein kinase BRSK1-like isoform X2, giving the protein MSSKELTVGLSSQYVGPYRLEKTLGKGQTGLVKLGVHCITGQKVAIKIVNREKLSESVLMKVEREIAILKLIEHPHVLKLHDVYENNKYLYLVLEHVSGGELFDYLVKKGRLTPKEARKFFRQIISALDFCHNHSICHRDLKPENLLLDEKNNIRIADFGMASLQVGDSLLETSCGSPHYACPEVIRGEKYDGRRADVWSCGVILFALLVGALPFDHDNLRQLLEKVKSGVFHMPHFIPPDCQALLKGMIEVNPDKRLTLEAIQKHAWYQSGRNEPCPEQPPPRRVCVKRILSLTDLDPDVLESMYSLGCFRDRVKLTQDLTSEEENQEKMIYYLLLDRKERYPSCEDEDLPPRNDLDPPRKRVDSPMLTRHGRYRPERKSLEVLSVTEQGSPTPPRRALDTSAHSQRSRSVSGASTGLSSSPLSSPRSPVFTFSQSEVTSTSTPSSKDPKPGSAATSARPSRPAPDPKTQTLPSKGPTERPQLHSMKSLPLQTPRSPSPSPSPLLSPTPRFFNFPSPSVFKSKNSHSPSNSSATPPPVSQVTPQGSPLPTPLGTPVHQIQHPSSTTPPSSSSSSSSSRADGGGGASLSLTPPSSPGGSGGLAASSSAHWRTRLNSFKNNLLGSPRFHRRKMQVPTSEDMSSLTPESSPELAKRSWFGNFISLEKEEQIFVMIRDKPLSSIKADIVHAFLSIPSLSHSVVSQNSFRAEYKSSGGPSVFQKPVKFQVDIAFSEGERERERERAEREGRRQMGIYSVTFTLITGPSRRFKRVVETIQAQLLSTHDQPSVQALADEKNGQLTRQPSTPSRQNSRRSESGSDRERGERERAADGGSGSGSNSSTVLQRRGSGKDKTRLLSSSNGTQSHP; this is encoded by the exons ATGAGCAGCAAGGAGTTGACGGTGGGCCTGTCCAGCCAGTACGTGGGGCCCTACCGGCTGGAGAAGACCCTCGGGAAGGGCCAGACAG gaCTGGTGAAGTTGGGCGTCCACTGTATAACAGGACAGAAAGTGGCCATAAAGATTGTGAACAGGGAGAAACTCTCCGAATCGGTTCTAATGAAG gtggagagagaaataGCTATTCTTAAACTAATAGAGCATCCTCACGTTCTGAAGCTGCACGATGTCTATGAGAATAACAAATACCT GTACCTGGTGCTGGAACATGTGTCCGGAGGAGAGTTATTCGACTACCTGGTGAAAAAGGGCAGGTTGACGCCCAAGGAGGCCAGAAAGTTCTTCAGACAAATCATCTCCGCCCTCGACTTCTGCCATAACCACTCCATATG ccacagAGACCTGAAGCCAGAGAATCTTCTCCTGGATGAGAAGAACAACATCAGGATCGCAGACTTCGGCATGGCGTCGCTACAAGTCGGGGACAGTCTGCTGGAAACCAGCTGCGG GTCCCCACATTACGCCTGTCCAGAGGTCATAAGG GGGGAGAAGTACGACGGTCGCAGGGCCGATGTCTGGAGCTGTGGAGTCATCCTCTTTGCTCTTCTTGTG GGTGCTTTGCCCTTCGACCACGACAACCTGCGGCAGCTTCTGGAGAAGGTGAAGAGCGGCGTGTTCCACATGCCTCATTTCATACCTCCTGACTGCCAAGCTTTGCTCAAGGGAATGATAGAAGTCAACCCGGACAAGAGACTCACG CTAGAAGCAATACAGAAACACGCCTGGTACCA GAGCGGCCGTAACGAGCCGTGTCCGGAGCAGCCGCCGCCTCGACGCGTGTGCGTGAAGAGGATCCTGTCGTTAACGGACCTGGACCCCGACGTGCTGGAGAGCATGTACTCGTTAGGCTGCTTCAGAGACCGGGTCAAACTCACACAGGACCTTACAAGTGAGGA GGAGAACCAGGAGAAGATGATCTACTACCTCCTGTTGGACAGGAAGGAGCGATACCCCAGCTGTGAGGACGAGGACCTGCCGCCCAGAAATGACCTCG ACCCTCCCAGGAAGCGCGTGGACTCGCCCATGTTGACACGTCACGGCCGCTATCGTCCCGAGAGGAAGAGCCTGGAAGTCCTCAGTGTCACAGAACAGGGGTCTCCCACCCCACCTCGCAGGGCTCTGGACACGAGCGCACACAGCCAGAG GTCTCGTTCGGTCAGCGGAGCGTCCACTGGTCTGTCCTCCAGTCCCCTCAGCAGCCCCAGG AGTCCGGTCTTcactttcagccaatcagaagtcACCTCCACTTCCACTCCCTCCTCCAAAGACCCCAAACCAGGAAGTGCCGCCACCAGCGCTCGGCCCAGCCGCCCGGCGCCTGACCCAAAAACCCAGACCCTGCCCTCAAAGGGCCCCACTGAACGGCCCCAGCTTCACTCCATGAAGTCCCTCCCTCTTCAGACTCCACGCTCCCCCTCCCCGTCTCCGTCCCCGCTCCTCTCCCCCACCCCACGCTTCTTCAACTTCCCCTCGCCATCTGTCTTCAAGTCCAAGAACTCCCACTCGCCCTCTAACTCCTCTGCCACCCCTCCCCCTGTTTCACAGGTCACGCCTCAGGGCTCGCCGCTGCCCACTCCGCTGGGCACGCCCGTGCACCAAATCCAACACCCTTCCTCCACCacccctccctcttcctcctcctcgtcttcttcttccagaGCCGACGGAGGCGGCGGGGCCTCGCTGTCGCTGACCCCGCCCTCCAGTCCGGGCGGCAGCGGCGGGCTGGCCGCCTCGAGTTCCGCCCACTGGAGAACAAGGCTCAACTCGTTCAAAAACAACCTGCTGGGCTCACCGCGCTTCCATCGGCGCAAAATGCAAG TCCCTACATCCGAGGACATGTCCAGTTTGACTCCAGAGTCCAGTCCAGA acTGGCCAAGAGGTCGTGGTTTGGTAACTTCATCAGcctggagaaggaggagcagaTCTTTGTGATGATCAGAGACAAGCCGCTCAGCTCCATCAAGGCGGACATCGTCCACGCCTTCCTCTCT ATCCCGTCCCTCAGCCACAGCGTGGTGTCTCAGAACAGTTTCCGGGCAGAGTACAAGTCGTCCGGCGGCCCCTCTGTCTTCCAGAAGCCTGTCAAGTTCCAA GTGGACATCGCTTTctcagaaggagagagggagcgagagagggaacgagcagagagggaaggaagaagACAGATGGGAATCTACAGCGTCACCTTCACGCTAATAACAG gTCCCAGTCGCAGATTCAAAAGAGTTGTGGAAACCATTCAGGCTCAGCTGCTGAGTACTCACGATCAGCCTTCTGTGCAGGCACTGGCTG ATGAGAAGAACGGTCAGCTGACTCGCCAGCCCAGCACCCCCTCGCGTCAGAACTCCCGGCGTTCCGAAAGTGGATCCGATCGGGAGCGGGGGGAGAGGGAGCGCGCGGCGGACGGAGGAAGCGGAAGTGGGAGCAACAGTAGCACCGTCTTACAAAGGCGAGGGTCAGGGAAAGACAAGACCAGACTCCTCTCGTCGTCCAATGGGACGCAGTCTCATCCCTGA